A genome region from Arthrobacter agilis includes the following:
- a CDS encoding O-acetylhomoserine aminocarboxypropyltransferase/cysteine synthase family protein, translated as MAERSFGFRTRALHAGGTPDATHGARAVPIYQTTSFVFKDTNDAANLFALQKYGNIYSRIGNPTVAAFEERIASLEGGIGAVATASGMSAEFITFAALCQAGDHIVAASQLYGGTVTQLDVTLRRFGIETTFVPGTDPADYAAAIRENTKAVYAEVIANPSGEIADLAGLAKVAHDAGVPFIVDSTLSTPYLVRPIEHGADIVIHSATKFIGGHGTTLGGVVVESGRFDWGNGKFPTMTEPVPSYGNIQWWANFGEYGFLTKLRTEQLRDIGPSLSPSSAFQLLQGVETLAQRLDEHLENALAVAEWLQADSRVEYVNYAGLPTHVHHERAKTYLPQGPGSVFSFGVKGGRKAGQKFIESLQLASHLANVGDARTLVIHPGSTTHQQLSAEQLADAGVPEDLVRISVGLEDLDDILWDLDQALEIAVHSSDASFEDLPQEAAGQDDDDASASRAVGVGA; from the coding sequence ATGGCAGAACGTTCCTTCGGCTTCCGCACGCGTGCCCTGCACGCCGGCGGCACCCCCGACGCCACGCACGGCGCACGCGCCGTGCCGATCTATCAGACGACGTCGTTCGTGTTCAAGGACACCAACGACGCCGCCAACCTCTTCGCCCTGCAGAAGTACGGCAACATCTACTCGCGCATCGGCAATCCCACCGTCGCGGCGTTCGAGGAGCGCATCGCCTCCCTCGAGGGCGGGATCGGCGCGGTGGCGACGGCGTCGGGCATGAGCGCCGAGTTCATCACCTTCGCGGCGCTGTGCCAGGCGGGCGACCACATCGTCGCCGCCTCGCAGCTGTACGGCGGGACCGTCACGCAGCTCGACGTCACGCTACGCCGCTTCGGCATCGAGACCACCTTCGTGCCCGGAACCGATCCCGCGGACTACGCGGCCGCCATCCGGGAGAACACCAAGGCCGTCTACGCCGAGGTCATCGCGAACCCCTCCGGGGAGATCGCGGACCTCGCCGGGCTGGCGAAGGTGGCGCACGACGCCGGCGTCCCGTTCATCGTCGACTCCACGCTGAGCACGCCGTACCTCGTGCGGCCCATCGAGCACGGCGCGGACATCGTCATCCATTCCGCCACCAAGTTCATCGGCGGACACGGCACCACCCTGGGCGGCGTGGTCGTGGAGAGCGGCCGGTTCGACTGGGGCAACGGCAAGTTCCCCACCATGACCGAGCCCGTGCCCTCCTACGGCAACATCCAGTGGTGGGCGAACTTCGGCGAGTACGGGTTCCTGACGAAGCTGCGCACCGAGCAGCTCCGCGACATCGGCCCCTCGCTCTCGCCGTCGTCGGCCTTCCAGCTCCTGCAGGGCGTGGAGACCCTCGCGCAGCGCCTCGACGAGCACCTCGAGAACGCCCTGGCGGTAGCCGAATGGCTGCAGGCCGACTCCCGCGTGGAGTACGTGAACTACGCCGGACTGCCCACGCACGTGCACCACGAACGCGCGAAGACCTACCTGCCGCAGGGCCCCGGATCGGTGTTCAGCTTCGGCGTCAAGGGCGGGCGGAAAGCGGGCCAGAAGTTCATCGAGTCGCTACAGCTCGCCTCGCACCTGGCGAACGTCGGCGATGCCCGCACGCTCGTGATCCACCCCGGCTCGACGACGCACCAGCAGCTCTCGGCCGAGCAGCTCGCCGACGCCGGTGTCCCCGAGGACCTGGTCCGCATCTCCGTGGGACTCGAGGACCTGGACGACATCCTGTGGGACCTCGACCAGGCGCTCGAGATCGCCGTGCATTCCTCGGACGCATCGTTCGAGGACCTTCCGCAGGAGGCCGCCGGACAGGACGACGACGACGCATCGGCGTCACGGGCAGTAGGAGTGGGAGCATGA
- the sfnG gene encoding dimethylsulfone monooxygenase SfnG, whose amino-acid sequence MSVADLSTPLKFAYWVPNVSGGLVVSTIEQRTGWDFDYNRKLARIAEDAGFEYALSQTRYAASYGADKQHEATSFSLALLAATEKLKVIAAVHPGMWHPGVLAKFIITADHISNGRAAVNIVSGWLKDEFVNFGLDWLEHDERYVRTEEFIRVLRGLWTEEGYSQAGKYYDIRDFTLSPGPVDVPGRPHPEVFFGGNSTAAQATAGRVADWYFSNGKDLEGFKDNIAGVRASAAQAGRTPRYGLNGFVIARDSEREARDTLREIVEKAHRPAVEGFRDAVQEAGASTKDGRGMWADSTFEDLVQYNDGFKTQLIGTPEQIAERIVEYKKIGVNLFLTCYLHFQEEVAAFGTDILPIVRQLEADAARAAGVDFDPDATLTVHQSTKAGI is encoded by the coding sequence ATGAGCGTCGCCGACCTGTCGACCCCCCTGAAATTCGCCTACTGGGTGCCCAACGTGAGCGGTGGCCTCGTGGTCTCGACCATCGAGCAGCGGACGGGCTGGGACTTCGACTACAACAGGAAGCTCGCCCGGATCGCCGAGGACGCCGGGTTCGAGTACGCCCTGTCGCAGACCCGCTACGCAGCCTCCTACGGCGCGGACAAGCAGCACGAGGCGACGTCGTTCTCCCTCGCACTGCTCGCCGCGACCGAGAAGCTGAAGGTCATCGCCGCGGTCCATCCCGGCATGTGGCACCCGGGCGTGCTGGCGAAGTTCATCATCACCGCGGACCACATCTCCAACGGCCGTGCCGCCGTCAACATCGTCTCGGGCTGGCTGAAGGACGAGTTCGTGAACTTCGGCCTCGACTGGCTCGAGCATGATGAACGCTACGTCCGCACGGAGGAGTTCATCCGCGTGCTGCGCGGCCTGTGGACCGAGGAGGGCTACAGCCAGGCGGGCAAGTACTACGACATCCGGGACTTCACCCTGAGCCCCGGCCCCGTGGACGTCCCCGGCCGCCCGCACCCCGAGGTCTTCTTCGGCGGCAACTCGACCGCGGCCCAGGCCACCGCCGGCCGGGTAGCCGACTGGTACTTCTCGAACGGCAAGGACCTCGAGGGCTTCAAGGACAACATCGCGGGCGTCCGGGCCTCCGCTGCCCAGGCCGGCCGCACCCCGCGGTACGGACTCAACGGTTTCGTCATCGCCCGTGACTCCGAGCGGGAGGCACGCGACACGCTGCGCGAGATCGTCGAGAAGGCGCACCGCCCCGCCGTCGAGGGCTTCCGCGACGCCGTCCAGGAAGCCGGCGCCTCGACGAAGGACGGCAGGGGCATGTGGGCCGACTCCACGTTCGAGGACCTCGTCCAGTACAACGACGGCTTCAAGACACAGCTCATCGGCACGCCCGAGCAGATCGCGGAGCGCATCGTCGAGTACAAGAAGATCGGCGTGAACCTCTTCCTCACCTGCTACCTGCACTTCCAGGAGGAGGTCGCCGCCTTCGGCACGGACATCCTCCCGATTGTGCGGCAGCTCGAGGCGGACGCCGCACGCGCAGCCGGGGTCGACTTCGATCCGGACGCCACCCTGACAGTTCACCAATCCACCAAGGCAGGTATCTGA
- a CDS encoding LysM peptidoglycan-binding domain-containing protein, which yields MAAPAAPAAAPAAPAAAATGTTHTVVPGDTLGAISASYGADLTAVLAANGLSLASIIFPGDSIAIPAGGAVQAQTVSVPVAVAPAAPVEQAAVVAPAPVVQPAAAVAPAPAVSAAPDSGVYLASAAVTPAAARGVGGTLLASAQAQLAAGAVQDCTVLVENALRAAGIAVGDLGPSQFFQYGSTVATPAPGDIVITGGHVAIYAGGGQVISSGMNGSNLTMQHPLSDLAGASFVRV from the coding sequence GTGGCAGCTCCTGCCGCTCCGGCCGCAGCTCCTGCCGCTCCGGCGGCAGCTGCAACCGGCACGACCCACACCGTCGTCCCGGGTGACACCCTCGGTGCCATCTCGGCCTCGTACGGTGCGGACCTGACCGCGGTCCTCGCGGCCAACGGGCTGTCCCTGGCCTCGATCATCTTCCCGGGCGATTCCATCGCGATCCCCGCGGGTGGAGCGGTCCAGGCGCAGACGGTCTCCGTTCCCGTCGCCGTCGCTCCTGCCGCTCCCGTCGAGCAGGCAGCGGTCGTCGCACCGGCTCCTGTCGTGCAGCCGGCAGCAGCCGTCGCCCCGGCCCCGGCCGTGTCGGCAGCTCCTGACTCGGGCGTCTACCTGGCCTCGGCCGCCGTCACCCCGGCGGCCGCCCGCGGCGTCGGCGGAACCCTCCTGGCATCGGCGCAGGCGCAGCTTGCCGCCGGAGCCGTCCAGGACTGCACGGTGCTCGTGGAGAACGCGCTGCGTGCCGCCGGCATCGCCGTGGGCGATCTCGGCCCGTCGCAGTTCTTCCAGTACGGCTCGACCGTGGCGACCCCCGCCCCCGGCGACATCGTCATCACCGGCGGCCACGTGGCCATCTACGCCGGCGGTGGCCAGGTCATCAGCAGCGGGATGAACGGTTCGAACCTCACCATGCAGCACCCCCTCTCGGATCTCGCGGGAGCATCCTTCGTCCGGGTCTGA